From Rutidosis leptorrhynchoides isolate AG116_Rl617_1_P2 chromosome 3, CSIRO_AGI_Rlap_v1, whole genome shotgun sequence, a single genomic window includes:
- the LOC139899971 gene encoding probable membrane-associated kinase regulator 4, with amino-acid sequence MAANLLSCNYEDEEFIDMEVSSSTHANSPSKSIEFEFQMESSNVHSNSPADELFYKGKLLPLHLPPRVQMVKSLLQNSKFKQNQEQEQEQEFITFSTPMVQSCNISPSESCRVSTELTPDEYFFEWSTELTGFIGDHPKKYNGPWSKKLRLIKHSSITQKFKASRSYFKSLFNKSSCGSDGNSSVKQEVEQECDNNFLKKYLKVTKKNGFGQLQTGKYPTLANVLEGIEEQGNEDVFDSNCSHRKSFSGAIKRKCSSSLTSSSSSSSTCSSTSASGSSSSSSSSSFNYSNNVIYELKRNSCADSELEGSIEAAIDHCKKSHQVFNPRNQVFSKCTF; translated from the coding sequence GAGTTCATAGATATGGAAGTAAGTTCATCAACACATGCAAATTCACCATCAAAAAGCATAGAATTTGAATTTCAAATGGAATCTTCAAATGTACATTCAAATTCACCAGCTGATGAGCTTTTTTACAAAGGCAAACTCCTTCCACTTCACCTCCCTCCAAGAGTACAAATGGTGAAATCACTTTTGCAAAATTCTAAATTCaaacaaaatcaagaacaagaacaagaacaagaattcATTACATTCTCCACACCAATGGTTCAATCATGCAATATTTCACCATCTGAATCTTGCAGGGTTAGTACTGAACTCACCCCAGATGAATATTTCTTTGAATGGTCAACTGAATTAACAGGATTTATTGGTGATCACCCAAAAAAGTACAATGGTCCATGGTCCAAGAAACTTAGGTTAATCAAGCATTCTTCAATAACTCAAAAGTTTAAAGCTTCAAGAAGCTACTTCAAATCTTTGTTTAACAAATCAAGTTGTGGTTCAGATGGGAACTCATCTGTTAAACAAGAAGTTGAACAAGAGTGTGACAACAACTTCTTGAAAAAGTACTTAAAAGTGACTAAAAAAAATGGTTTTGGGCAACTTCAAACAGGAAAATATCCAACTTTAGCAAATGTTTTAGAGGGTATTGAAGAGCAGGGGAATGAAGATGTTTTTGATAGTAATTGCAGCCATAGGAAGTCCTTTTCAGGGGCAATTAAGAGAAAATGTTCATCttcattaacatcatcatcatcatcatcatcaacttgttCATCTACTTCTGCTTctggttcatcatcttcttcatcttcatcttcatttaattattctaataatgtAATTTATGAGTTAAAGAGGAATAGTTGTGCCGACTCAGAGCTTGAAGGTTCAATTGAAGCAGCTATTGATCATTGTAAAAAATCCCACCAGGTTTTTAATCCAAGAAACCAAGTGTTTTCAAAATGTACCTTTTAA